From a single Parambassis ranga chromosome 2, fParRan2.1, whole genome shotgun sequence genomic region:
- the LOC114432393 gene encoding rho GTPase-activating protein 1-like: MKTLVESLSEENYASLRYLITFLAQVSANSEVNKMTNSNLAVVFGPNLLWGRDNAMSLSAIGPINNFTQTLLDQHHLVSA, from the exons ATGAAGACGCTcgtggagtctctgtctgaggaGAACTATGCATCACTGCGATACCTCATCACATTCCTGGCACAG gtgtcAGCCAACAGTGAGGTGAACAAGATGACCAACAGTAACCTGGCTGTTGTGTTTGGTCCTAACCTGCTGTGGGGGCGGGACAACGCCATGTCTCTCAGCGCCATTGGGCCGATCAACAACTTCACCCAGACCTTGCTGGACCAGCATCATCTGGTCTCCGCCTAG